The genomic window AAAACTAACATTTTCACTTAGTAATAAAAGCTATCATTTCGACATAGTAACCACATCTTAATCGAGCCGCTTGACAGATGGTGATTTCTTGAGTAGTATGGTTAAATATAGGAGTATGTTTCGTGCGTATGGCGTCGCTGGTCTCGACTGCATCTGAGTTCAATAGCGGCCTTCAGAACAGATACGGAAAGGTTCCGGATATTATCTGGTAGTGGTTCTCATTGTCTGTTCTTTTGGCATTTTTGGAGTTCACTGGACATTATCTGACATTATTTCCCTAGGCTGGCATAGTAGAATTCGGTGGAATAAAAAAGACTAAGAAACTCGGGGAGGGTAAAAACCTAAAAGCAAAGAAGAGACGCGACATTCGGTTCATTAGTTTGACCAAAATCCCGAAATGGGATTTTCGCCATTTTGGGGACAAATTTCAGTATGGAAGTAGCCGAAATCAAATGATTCAGAAGAGGAGTGTCTCAGCGTGCCAGAAAAACATAGAAACCTGCAGGTTTCCTACCCTCCCAATAGTGCCATGACTACTGCTGAACAGGGAATTCCCCCGGGGTCAATCTCTAGAAAGGAGGAAATCATGTAGAGCAAACAAGAAATCGAGCGATGTTTTTGAAGGCTTTTGCCTTAGAAACTTCTTATGGAGGTGGAGTATGGCAATAAATTGGGACGATATAAGCATAGAGGATATGAAGACACCCGACGCTAACTTTGATGTTGGGATTACAGAAATAGATTGTGCTTCAGGAAAGGTATCATTCGTCGTCAGCTCCGGAGGAGGAACAGGAGGGATGACAATCGGTGAACTGATTCCGTGGGAAGAATTCTCTTCAAGATGCGCAGATATGGAGCTCAAGGTAGATATTGAGCCATTTAAGGGAGAAGATTGCGATACGGCATTCCAGCTTCTGTTGACCGCTGAAATAGCAAAGGCGCCAGATGAGGTGAGAAGGAACGTAGATGCTGATAACCCCATGGACATTTTGAAGGAAGACGGAAGCCCATCATGGAAAAAATTCTGCTTCGCAATGGCTGTACGTGGTATGAATCCTAAGCTGGTCCCATTCGTTGAGGGGAGCTTCGACAAATCGTTTGACCTTTTGTTGAAGTCAGAAATTGCTCGTTTTACCAAAGAGAAAAGAAGCGGACGAAAGCAGAACTGAAGAGAAGCCAAAGCGAATGGTTCTTTTCTACCCTATAGGTCTTGCAGCTCGATAAGGAATAGCAATCTCGCCGCTCAGGGGAGATTCCTGCTCCTAACTGCTTCTAGCCCCTGCCAGCTGGCGTTGCGTTATTGGTTTCCGCAAGCCCCCGGTGACACGCAAAAAAGTGCCGTCATTGTAACTTAGAGCTGTAAGCTACAATATCGCTGTACACCATACGAAAAGGCAAGCTGTCAGTCATCAGCTAACATACAAACAGGCTGTATGCTATACGCTGTATGACAATGAAAAGTATCTCTCAAAAGCTTGTGTATATGGATTAGGGTTTTCTGTGGCGACGACCCAGTCATTGTCACCCAGGTCTGTATCGAGCCAAAAACTCAAGATATGCTGATGAAGACAAAGCCGGTGCCCGCCTAGGCATGGTTGCCTCCGGACCATAGCTCGAAACTCTTGAGTTCCTCTAATTCTATCTCAGCTGAAATGACTCGGGCCAGAGTTGCCAGAAACTCTGGGTTCTCATGCCCATCTGTCGTGGCTCTCTTCACATTCTCCCTGAGGCTCCAACCAGGAGACCTAGCTCCACAGGTTGTCAGTTCTTTGACACGATCTAGTGCCAGTCTTCGCTCATGCGGGTCTGTATCATGCGCATACTGGTAGAAGAAGCATTCAAGCAACAGTACACCATCGACAGCTGTTCCCAGTGCTCGATAGAGCATGCTCATTCCTTCTTCATGTCTACCTCTAGCCAGCAAAAAACCAGCATAATTGGCCAGATTCAAGGCATTATTGGGGTCAGCCTTGATCCCCTCTTTGAAAAGTTCCTCCGCCTCCTTGTGTTTGTTGCGAACATTCGCCAGAAAGTGGGCATAGATACCAATAGTGTTCCCGTTGTCGGGATCGAGCTCAAATGCCTTCTCCAAGTATTGCTGAGCGCCATCATGGTTTGCACGAATGTTCGTGAGAAAAACGGCATAGTTTCCCAGATTACCAGGGTCATGCGGATCAAGCTCAACTGCCCTTTCGAAATACTCCTCGGCCCTGTCATAGTCCATGCGAATGTTCATGAGCAAAATAGCATAGCCACCGTGACTGCGAGGGTTATCCGGATCTTTCTTGAATACCGCCTCGAAATACTTCTCGGCCAACCTATAGTTCCTACGGGCGCTCATAAGGAAAATGGCATAGTGACCGAGATTGGCAATATTGTCTGGCTCGATCAGGGTGCCTTTCTTGAAATACTTCTCCGCTTTATCAAAGTTCCTTCGGACATTCCAGAGAAAAACGGCGTAGTTGCACATGCTGTCCACATTCGATGGGTCTAGGTCAAGAGCTTCATTGAAGTAGTCCTCTGCCTTATCGTATCGCTTCCGAGCATACACCAGAAAGCCTGCGTAGTTGCGCAGGGTGTCAATATTCCTAGGATCAAGTTCAATTGCTTTCTTAAAATATCTCTCGGCTGTATCGTAGTCCTTGTAGACCTTAGTTAGGAGAACTGCGTAGTTGCTGAGCGTATAGGCATGCGTCGGGTCAAGCTCAATTGCATTCCTGTACATCTGTTCCGCAGCATCGAAATCTTTGGCCACCTTCTGCAGAAAAACTGCATAGTTGGCAAGATTCGCTGCGTTGTCTGGCTGCACCTCAACGGCCTTTTTGAAATACAGTTCTGCTTGCTTGGGCTTTCTGAGCTTCTCCGCCAAGAATACAGCATAACTGCCCAAGAGATAGATGTTTTCAGGAAATCTCCTGAGCGCTTTTTGATATGTTTTGTCGGCTTGCTCAACGTCCGTTTTGCTCAAGGCTTCTGCCCTAAACAGGAGCGATAGCCATGGCTGAAAGGATCCAGCCACGTTGTGTACCGCTCGCCTGAGCGCTCGCTTCTCTGTCGTCTCAGGCTTGGCCTCCACTTCGGTGCTCAATCTCTTGAAGGTCCCAATATATGTGTCATGCAGGCTCCTAAATCGCCCCCATTCTGGATGTTCCAGTCCAAACTCATTGAATATCAGAAGCATAAGCTCATCGAAATCCTTATGCCTAACCCACTTCGCTTCTCTTTTTCTCAGCCAAGTTCCCATATCATTATCGGGCACTCTCTCGCCTATCCAGTAAAGACCCCAGGGCAGCGCATCTCCTGGCAGGCTGTCGAGTATGTTTACTATGCTTCTGTCATTTCCACCGTAACCAACGAAGACCAAGCCCATTTCCGAAAGCAAATTCTTGAGTGTACGCTTTGTTCCCTCATCCAGTTCCATTGTTTCGAGCTCTGTGTTTCGAGGGGCAAGTCTGGCATCGCCGTGCAACTTTATTACAAGGGGCCGGCTCCGACTGACCGTGGCAAAACCGACCAATGACTCGTGATAAATTACGAGGGGTTTTTTGTTGGTGTAGAGATATAGGGCATCAGCTAGCAGGTCATCGAAATTGGTGGTGAGAGCAACATTACAGTGCCTACCATAGATCTTACTGCACATAACTTGCGCCAAGACAGCATATCCAAAGCCAGGGTCTATCCCGTCAGTTAGTCGTTCTATCTCTATTTGCCTTTCCTGAGGGCTTGAAAACATGGCTTCTACCACTTCTCCATACAGCAAAGCAGGCCTGTCCTTTTGATATTGGGGAAAAGCCTTTCTGACCCACTGGTCAGTGTCGTTCTGGCTTCCGGTCTTCACT from candidate division TA06 bacterium includes these protein-coding regions:
- a CDS encoding tetratricopeptide repeat protein; translation: MYSMGVREFTRRFKNAMNRIDCRFAFFLGSGCSVSSGIPAAGTLVRNWLPRLKEVKTGSQNDTDQWVRKAFPQYQKDRPALLYGEVVEAMFSSPQERQIEIERLTDGIDPGFGYAVLAQVMCSKIYGRHCNVALTTNFDDLLADALYLYTNKKPLVIYHESLVGFATVSRSRPLVIKLHGDARLAPRNTELETMELDEGTKRTLKNLLSEMGLVFVGYGGNDRSIVNILDSLPGDALPWGLYWIGERVPDNDMGTWLRKREAKWVRHKDFDELMLLIFNEFGLEHPEWGRFRSLHDTYIGTFKRLSTEVEAKPETTEKRALRRAVHNVAGSFQPWLSLLFRAEALSKTDVEQADKTYQKALRRFPENIYLLGSYAVFLAEKLRKPKQAELYFKKAVEVQPDNAANLANYAVFLQKVAKDFDAAEQMYRNAIELDPTHAYTLSNYAVLLTKVYKDYDTAERYFKKAIELDPRNIDTLRNYAGFLVYARKRYDKAEDYFNEALDLDPSNVDSMCNYAVFLWNVRRNFDKAEKYFKKGTLIEPDNIANLGHYAIFLMSARRNYRLAEKYFEAVFKKDPDNPRSHGGYAILLMNIRMDYDRAEEYFERAVELDPHDPGNLGNYAVFLTNIRANHDGAQQYLEKAFELDPDNGNTIGIYAHFLANVRNKHKEAEELFKEGIKADPNNALNLANYAGFLLARGRHEEGMSMLYRALGTAVDGVLLLECFFYQYAHDTDPHERRLALDRVKELTTCGARSPGWSLRENVKRATTDGHENPEFLATLARVISAEIELEELKSFELWSGGNHA